The following are encoded in a window of Sphaerisporangium siamense genomic DNA:
- a CDS encoding lipase family protein: protein MASVDTSRNNRQSDKTVPTAVAQAGAGKVVSGARKAVAGDHLAGEWEERVRDILRVGGLRRRGVQAPSYDELRPFGHRETAGFPVYKNLERRLLTATEHPDPEIAHVLATCAAYSYSDPETLSMIMARMGLEDNHCQIIQSSADAMLISSTAFLILSRSGRVGILCYRGTQPLNFINWLSNLDVEPERIGYQISDPCATVHAGLYRNVRATRYEIMNALRHAIGDHQGAGVSRADGPARSGEHYSAPEGQLEALYITGHSQGGAMAALLAVMIRHERKYRDVLADRLRAVYTFGQPMIGDPAFAEACQSDPFLRQNVIRYVYDGDVVPHLPSTASGPFRHFGREYHYRVPHLVGGLTSVISAARCPSRIRKGRWEARRRATGQMPGLFGIPLSAIAYVARRFEATRALPAVYSIDDHLPQHYISALTPPGVQNEFGD from the coding sequence GTGGCTAGCGTGGATACCAGCAGGAACAATCGCCAGTCGGATAAAACCGTCCCGACCGCGGTCGCCCAGGCAGGCGCGGGAAAGGTGGTGAGCGGCGCCAGGAAAGCGGTCGCCGGCGACCACCTCGCGGGCGAGTGGGAGGAGCGCGTCCGCGACATCCTGCGCGTGGGCGGGCTGCGCAGGCGCGGCGTGCAGGCCCCGTCCTATGACGAACTGCGGCCGTTCGGGCACCGGGAAACGGCCGGATTCCCGGTCTACAAGAATCTGGAGCGGCGGCTTCTCACCGCCACCGAGCACCCGGACCCGGAAATCGCGCACGTGCTCGCGACGTGCGCCGCGTACTCGTACTCCGACCCCGAGACGCTTTCCATGATCATGGCGAGAATGGGTCTTGAGGACAATCACTGTCAGATCATCCAGTCCTCGGCCGACGCCATGCTCATTTCCTCGACGGCGTTCCTCATTCTCAGCAGGAGCGGCCGGGTCGGGATCCTCTGTTACCGCGGCACCCAGCCGCTGAACTTCATCAACTGGCTGAGCAACCTGGACGTCGAGCCGGAGCGCATCGGCTACCAGATCAGCGACCCGTGCGCCACCGTGCACGCCGGGCTGTACCGCAACGTGCGGGCCACCCGCTACGAGATCATGAACGCGCTGCGCCACGCCATCGGCGACCACCAGGGCGCCGGCGTCTCCCGCGCGGACGGCCCCGCCCGCTCCGGCGAGCACTACTCCGCGCCCGAGGGCCAGTTGGAAGCGCTCTACATCACCGGGCACAGCCAGGGCGGCGCGATGGCCGCGCTCCTGGCCGTCATGATCCGGCACGAGCGCAAGTACCGCGACGTGCTCGCCGACCGCCTGCGCGCCGTCTACACCTTCGGCCAGCCGATGATCGGCGACCCGGCCTTCGCCGAGGCGTGCCAGAGCGACCCGTTCCTGCGCCAGAACGTGATCCGGTACGTGTACGACGGCGACGTGGTGCCGCACCTGCCCTCCACCGCCTCCGGGCCGTTCCGGCACTTCGGCCGCGAGTACCACTACCGGGTGCCGCACCTGGTCGGGGGCCTGACCTCGGTGATCTCCGCGGCGCGCTGCCCGTCGCGCATCCGCAAGGGCCGCTGGGAGGCCAGGAGGCGCGCGACCGGCCAGATGCCGGGCCTGTTCGGCATCCCGCTGTCGGCGATCGCCTACGTGGCCCGCAGGTTCGAGGCCACCCGCGCGCTGCCCGCGGTGTACTCGATCGACGACCACCTGCCGCAGCACTACATCTCCGCTCTGACCCCGCCCGGGGTCCAGAACGAGTTCGGCGACTGA
- a CDS encoding ATP-binding protein, with protein sequence MGRLLGVIELAGEPRSAGMAREFARDKLGDGHPVVDSVVLLVSEVVTNSVVHSNSRNGGKVTVALADCHDFVHVDVVDAGGEEAPRVREDESGEGGRGLHIVQALASSWGVRQDLAGRTVWFQVAYEYRPAALPLLPRQRESPESGETALQSVRPLLWGDFP encoded by the coding sequence ATGGGAAGATTGCTGGGCGTCATCGAGCTGGCCGGTGAGCCGAGGTCGGCCGGAATGGCCCGTGAGTTCGCGCGGGATAAACTGGGGGACGGTCATCCGGTGGTGGACTCCGTCGTACTTCTGGTCTCCGAGGTGGTCACCAATTCAGTGGTCCACTCGAATTCCAGGAACGGCGGAAAAGTCACGGTGGCGCTCGCCGACTGCCACGACTTCGTGCACGTCGACGTCGTGGACGCGGGCGGCGAAGAGGCTCCGCGGGTGCGTGAAGACGAATCGGGGGAGGGCGGGCGCGGGCTTCACATCGTCCAGGCGCTCGCCTCTTCCTGGGGCGTACGCCAGGATCTCGCCGGCCGGACGGTGTGGTTTCAGGTGGCGTACGAGTACAGGCCGGCGGCCCTTCCGTTGCTGCCCCGGCAGAGGGAATCCCCGGAATCCGGCGAGACCGCCTTACAGAGCGTGCGACCGCTTCTCTGGGGCGATTTCCCGTGA
- a CDS encoding helix-turn-helix domain-containing protein — MKETGSTESPRAFFAAELRRYREAARLSQRALASRIGFSESLVAMVETLRRPPTDDFAKACDRALALDGVMSRLYVAMAWDKAVEHLRPWLEEEEDAESLRSWEPTLIPGLLQTEAYARAMFSTAPAITPEEVEDRLVNRMRRQSILHKYKPPMVTFLMDEAVIRRRVGSADIMHEQMKLLLEMAERPNVTIQIVPYDTGEHCGLAGGFIIAERNGAAYAAYTDAQPNGRTIQHRQIIAELSARYDTIRAEVLPFRQSLRLIEEVVNQSG; from the coding sequence ATGAAGGAAACAGGATCGACCGAATCCCCACGTGCCTTCTTCGCGGCCGAGCTGCGCCGGTACCGGGAGGCCGCAAGGCTCTCCCAGCGGGCACTCGCCTCCCGCATAGGCTTCTCGGAGTCGCTGGTCGCCATGGTCGAAACCCTCCGTCGCCCCCCGACCGACGACTTCGCCAAGGCCTGCGACAGGGCTCTCGCCCTGGACGGCGTCATGAGCCGGCTCTACGTCGCCATGGCGTGGGACAAGGCCGTAGAACACCTCAGGCCCTGGCTTGAAGAGGAAGAGGACGCCGAATCGCTCCGAAGTTGGGAGCCCACCCTGATCCCAGGTCTCCTCCAGACCGAGGCGTACGCACGCGCGATGTTCTCAACAGCCCCCGCCATCACTCCCGAGGAGGTCGAGGATCGGCTGGTGAACCGCATGCGGCGGCAGTCGATCCTGCACAAATACAAGCCACCGATGGTCACCTTCCTCATGGACGAAGCGGTGATCCGGCGTCGTGTAGGGAGCGCGGACATCATGCACGAGCAGATGAAGCTCCTCCTGGAGATGGCCGAGCGTCCCAACGTGACCATCCAGATCGTGCCTTACGACACCGGAGAGCACTGCGGCCTGGCAGGCGGTTTCATCATCGCCGAACGGAACGGAGCCGCCTACGCCGCCTATACGGACGCGCAACCGAATGGGCGGACGATCCAGCACCGCCAGATCATCGCCGAACTCAGCGCCAGGTATGACACCATCCGCGCCGAAGTTCTACCGTTTAGGCAGTCACTCCGACTCATAGAGGAAGTGGTGAATCAAAGTGGGTGA
- a CDS encoding DUF397 domain-containing protein, giving the protein MGDLQGARWRKSTYSTDNGNCVEVASNLPGLIAVRDSKTPTTPTLLLTPAEWSAFLTHLKNGTITGG; this is encoded by the coding sequence GTGGGTGACCTCCAAGGCGCACGCTGGCGCAAGAGCACCTACAGCACCGACAACGGTAACTGTGTCGAGGTCGCGTCCAACCTCCCCGGCCTCATCGCGGTCAGAGACAGCAAGACACCGACCACCCCGACCCTGCTCCTTACACCGGCCGAGTGGTCCGCGTTCCTGACCCACCTCAAGAACGGCACGATCACCGGTGGGTGA
- a CDS encoding DUF397 domain-containing protein: MGDLQKAWWRKSSYSTHNGECVEVASNLPGLVAVRDSKTPTSPALLLTPAEWSAFLTHLKNGA; the protein is encoded by the coding sequence GTGGGTGACCTGCAGAAGGCCTGGTGGCGTAAGAGCTCCTACAGCACCCACAACGGCGAATGTGTCGAGGTGGCATCCAACCTCCCCGGCCTCGTCGCGGTCAGAGACAGCAAGACACCGACCAGCCCGGCCCTGCTTCTCACCCCGGCCGAGTGGTCCGCGTTTCTGACCCACCTCAAGAACGGCGCCTGA
- a CDS encoding DUF6297 family protein, with product MKEIRALIRSGRPAKRWADHYVTVFALLVAAVVAAKPVGSALTTAARQATPAQVGAGSALIVAGYAAFLALSRALGPVVVPPADAAWLVLTPLPRRSVLSRTVPVLLAVSITAGLALGLALPVVTAAPGHLVAALVLGVAAATGGMAWAVLAQSSAAWDAWLQVTLAALVLVAVLCAVAPHLLPSVPIGPVAVACAAAAALLLRRAWSALARMPARILLAASTRTGDLARATTNLDPSGLAWIAEDAHWRARDLRSRSWPRRLPVPLSLAWTEVCRLARRPGPQALLLLATLLPMVASRAGFSAPTLLLVAAGGLAAAMSVTSGARRDAGDPTLARLLGVGSRQALAARALPPVLLAAAWTTLALTCLDMTGPWLLLGVLCAPAAAAGALRMARRHPVDHSMPLIDTGMGTIPSGPVLWALTGVDIALLGALPALQAALDRPAHLGGYLAAQALWGVAVLAAYVWRSAPR from the coding sequence GTGAAGGAGATCCGGGCCCTCATCCGGTCGGGCCGGCCCGCGAAGAGGTGGGCCGACCATTACGTCACCGTCTTCGCTCTGCTCGTCGCGGCCGTGGTCGCCGCCAAGCCCGTCGGCTCCGCGCTCACCACGGCTGCGAGGCAGGCCACCCCCGCGCAGGTCGGCGCCGGATCGGCGCTGATCGTGGCCGGGTACGCGGCCTTCCTCGCCCTGTCCCGCGCCCTCGGACCCGTGGTGGTGCCGCCCGCCGACGCCGCCTGGCTCGTCCTGACGCCGCTGCCCCGGCGTTCGGTGCTGAGCAGGACCGTTCCGGTCCTGCTCGCGGTCTCGATCACCGCCGGTCTGGCGCTGGGCCTCGCCCTGCCGGTCGTGACCGCGGCCCCCGGGCACTTGGTCGCGGCGCTGGTCCTCGGCGTGGCGGCCGCCACCGGCGGCATGGCCTGGGCCGTGCTCGCGCAGTCCTCCGCCGCCTGGGACGCCTGGCTCCAGGTCACGCTGGCGGCGCTGGTGCTCGTCGCCGTTCTCTGTGCCGTCGCGCCGCACCTGCTGCCCTCCGTGCCCATCGGACCCGTCGCCGTCGCGTGCGCCGCCGCGGCGGCACTGCTCCTGCGGCGGGCATGGTCGGCCCTCGCCCGGATGCCCGCACGGATACTCCTGGCCGCCTCCACCCGGACCGGCGACCTGGCCAGGGCCACGACGAACCTGGATCCGAGCGGGCTGGCCTGGATCGCCGAGGACGCCCACTGGCGTGCCCGCGATCTGCGGTCCCGTTCCTGGCCGAGACGGCTCCCCGTTCCCCTGTCGCTCGCGTGGACCGAGGTGTGCCGGCTGGCCCGCCGCCCCGGCCCGCAGGCCCTCCTGCTTCTGGCCACTCTGCTGCCCATGGTCGCCTCGCGCGCCGGGTTCTCGGCGCCCACGCTTCTCCTGGTGGCCGCGGGCGGCCTGGCCGCCGCCATGTCCGTCACCTCGGGAGCCCGGCGCGACGCCGGTGACCCCACCCTCGCCCGGCTGCTGGGCGTGGGCTCCCGCCAGGCGCTGGCGGCCAGGGCCCTCCCGCCTGTCCTGCTGGCCGCCGCCTGGACCACCCTCGCTCTGACGTGCCTGGACATGACCGGCCCCTGGCTCCTCCTGGGCGTGCTGTGCGCCCCCGCCGCGGCCGCCGGGGCGCTCCGGATGGCGCGCAGGCATCCCGTCGACCACTCCATGCCACTCATCGACACCGGGATGGGGACCATCCCCTCCGGCCCGGTGCTCTGGGCGCTGACCGGCGTGGACATCGCACTGCTCGGCGCGCTTCCCGCCCTACAGGCGGCACTCGACCGGCCCGCCCACCTCGGGGGCTACCTCGCCGCGCAGGCCCTTTGGGGAGTCGCCGTGCTGGCGGCCTACGTGTGGCGTTCCGCGCCGCGTTGA
- the ccmA gene encoding heme ABC exporter ATP-binding protein CcmA — MSQVINAVGLAVELGGNPILSDLDLTAAPGEIVAITGQNGVGKSTLLRCLAGLLSPAAGELTVIDGPPSDEPGFWRDVALVADEPAWYPGLTVREHLDLMAAVHRPPRLAPERALELFDLAGRADMAPLRLSTGQRQRLSLAMALVRPSRILLLDEPERGLDAEFRVRLGEILSEYAAAGGTVVMATHDLRLAQVPGARRVDL, encoded by the coding sequence ATGTCCCAAGTGATCAACGCCGTTGGGCTGGCCGTGGAGCTCGGCGGTAATCCGATCTTGAGTGATCTGGACCTCACCGCCGCCCCGGGCGAGATCGTGGCCATCACCGGGCAGAACGGCGTGGGCAAGTCGACCCTGCTGCGATGCCTGGCCGGACTGCTTTCTCCCGCTGCCGGAGAGCTGACGGTCATCGACGGCCCGCCGTCGGACGAGCCGGGTTTCTGGCGAGATGTCGCCCTGGTCGCCGACGAGCCCGCCTGGTATCCCGGGCTGACCGTGCGGGAACACCTGGACCTCATGGCCGCCGTGCACCGCCCGCCACGCCTGGCCCCGGAGCGGGCGCTGGAACTGTTCGACCTGGCCGGGCGCGCCGACATGGCGCCACTGCGGCTGTCCACCGGCCAGCGGCAACGCCTCTCGCTCGCGATGGCCCTGGTGCGCCCCAGCCGGATCCTCTTGCTGGACGAGCCCGAGCGAGGTCTGGACGCGGAGTTCCGCGTGCGGCTGGGCGAGATCTTGAGCGAGTACGCGGCGGCGGGCGGCACCGTGGTGATGGCCACCCACGACCTCCGGCTCGCCCAGGTCCCCGGCGCCAGGAGGGTCGACCTGTGA
- a CDS encoding MFS transporter — translation MSTSDLHPPAAPTATEAAYPSPRRRRLTLAAVALGVMMVSLDGTIVHVANPTIGRDLGASLAGLQWVTNGYLLALAVALVLGGKCGDRFGRRRVFLIGVAGFALTSLGCALSPSTEVLVAFRVLQGLAGAMLVPNTLALLRAAFPPAELDRAIGAWGGASALAAASGPIVGGLLVEYVSWQAIFVLNLPLGLAAVLLTVRRVPESRASTRAGGMDLSGAALLSGGLFLVVWSLILTQRHGWGSSSVLLPGLAGLAVLGLFIMREHRAADPLLPLSLFRSRSLSLGVALVTSGNFALYGVLFFIGLYLQNVHHYSPFETGLRMLPLTAVFAVSAPLGGFLTGRLGPRWPLFGGMLLLAGTFYGLTGLEAGSPYGGQWPYLVTLGLGMGLVIVASTEAIVANAPVEFGGVAGGLQTTANQLGGVLGTTVFGSVVAGAVAGALPDALAGAGVPGEVAARVAASPGTVGQGLPPIVPGVHGQVAAAVADASAQAFMTGLHTAMWVGAGAATASALLALLVRRGGHAR, via the coding sequence ATGAGCACCTCTGATCTCCACCCACCCGCCGCCCCCACCGCGACGGAGGCCGCCTACCCGTCGCCGCGACGGCGCCGGCTCACGCTCGCCGCAGTCGCCCTCGGCGTCATGATGGTCAGCCTCGACGGCACCATCGTCCACGTCGCCAACCCCACCATCGGCAGAGACCTCGGCGCGTCCCTGGCCGGCCTGCAGTGGGTGACGAACGGCTACCTCCTCGCCCTGGCCGTCGCACTCGTCCTCGGCGGCAAGTGCGGCGACCGCTTCGGCCGGCGGCGCGTCTTCCTGATCGGCGTCGCGGGCTTCGCGCTCACCTCGCTCGGCTGCGCCCTGTCGCCCTCGACCGAGGTCCTGGTCGCGTTCCGCGTGCTCCAGGGCCTCGCCGGGGCGATGCTGGTGCCCAACACGCTGGCGCTCCTGCGCGCGGCCTTCCCCCCGGCCGAACTCGACCGCGCGATCGGCGCCTGGGGAGGCGCCTCCGCGCTCGCCGCGGCCTCCGGCCCCATCGTCGGCGGCCTGCTCGTCGAGTACGTCTCCTGGCAGGCGATCTTCGTGCTGAACCTCCCCCTCGGCCTGGCCGCCGTCCTCCTCACCGTCCGCCGCGTGCCGGAGTCGCGCGCGAGCACGCGCGCGGGAGGCATGGACCTGTCCGGAGCGGCCCTGCTGTCCGGCGGCCTGTTCCTGGTCGTCTGGTCCCTGATCCTGACGCAGCGGCACGGCTGGGGCTCCTCGTCCGTGCTCCTTCCCGGCCTCGCCGGCCTGGCCGTCCTCGGCCTGTTCATCATGCGCGAGCACCGTGCGGCCGACCCGCTGCTGCCGTTGTCGCTGTTCCGGTCCCGCTCGCTGTCACTGGGCGTCGCGCTGGTGACCTCCGGGAACTTCGCGCTGTACGGCGTGCTGTTCTTCATTGGTCTCTACCTGCAGAACGTGCACCACTACAGCCCCTTTGAGACGGGGCTGCGGATGCTGCCGCTGACCGCGGTCTTCGCGGTCAGCGCGCCGCTCGGCGGCTTCCTCACCGGAAGGCTCGGCCCTCGCTGGCCGCTGTTCGGGGGCATGCTCCTGCTCGCCGGCACCTTCTACGGACTCACCGGCCTGGAGGCCGGCTCGCCCTACGGCGGGCAGTGGCCGTACCTGGTGACCCTGGGGCTCGGCATGGGGCTGGTGATCGTCGCCTCGACCGAGGCCATCGTCGCGAACGCGCCCGTCGAGTTCGGGGGCGTCGCCGGCGGCCTCCAGACGACGGCGAACCAGCTCGGCGGCGTCCTCGGCACCACCGTGTTCGGATCAGTGGTCGCCGGCGCCGTCGCCGGCGCGCTGCCGGACGCGCTCGCCGGCGCTGGGGTGCCCGGCGAGGTCGCCGCCCGCGTGGCCGCCTCTCCGGGCACGGTCGGCCAGGGACTCCCGCCGATCGTTCCCGGCGTGCACGGCCAGGTCGCCGCGGCGGTCGCCGACGCCTCGGCGCAGGCGTTCATGACGGGCCTGCACACGGCGATGTGGGTCGGCGCCGGGGCGGCCACGGCGAGCGCGCTGCTCGCCCTGCTCGTCCGGCGTGGCGGGCACGCGAGATGA
- a CDS encoding TetR/AcrR family transcriptional regulator, with translation MSSKNLRSDARRNRDAVLATAMRVLGQKPDASIQEIADASGVGRTTVYRNFPAREDLVRALFAVVVEEQRAIVAAAVAQGGTSAEILRRLGPEILAVGERYRFLDVHRDLVTEDPHERPGPEDPLLTWLTAAHESGAIRAGLPPHWAYAMVRALAVGANEEVAAGRVSPAEAGRLLGETLVRTFAT, from the coding sequence ATGAGCAGCAAGAACCTTCGCTCCGACGCCAGGCGGAACCGGGACGCCGTGCTGGCCACCGCGATGCGCGTGCTCGGCCAGAAGCCCGACGCGAGCATCCAGGAGATCGCCGACGCCTCCGGAGTCGGCCGCACCACCGTCTACCGGAACTTCCCGGCGCGCGAGGACCTGGTCCGCGCCCTGTTCGCGGTGGTGGTCGAAGAGCAGCGCGCGATCGTCGCCGCGGCCGTCGCCCAGGGCGGGACCTCCGCGGAGATCCTTCGCCGGCTCGGACCCGAGATCCTCGCGGTCGGCGAGCGCTACCGCTTCCTCGACGTGCACCGCGACCTCGTCACCGAGGATCCGCACGAGCGCCCCGGCCCGGAGGACCCCTTGCTGACCTGGCTCACGGCCGCGCACGAGTCCGGCGCGATCCGCGCCGGACTGCCGCCGCACTGGGCGTACGCGATGGTCCGCGCGCTCGCCGTCGGCGCGAACGAGGAGGTCGCCGCCGGCCGCGTGAGCCCGGCGGAAGCGGGCCGCCTGCTCGGCGAGACGCTGGTGCGGACCTTCGCGACCTAG
- a CDS encoding AraC family transcriptional regulator, translating into MRSAKPVSAGAPRWDITLPSRRPGRLPGVVMAGFGDHANEFHDVALISHPAVTLLFDLGDQPFVVEDGCGSRQRERVVAGLAPNRARGRGLARSSECLQVRLSPIVAHAVLGASSDLGGTVATLDDLWGREAVRIHERLRAARSWEERFAIAQAALARRDGAGRAVDPEVAFCWRQMVASQGRIRVERLAAETGWSRKRLWSRFRAQAGLTPKRAARLIRFDHAAHRLAAGHSTALVAAECGYTDQSHLHRDAMTFAGMTPAALVVSPFLALDDVAWPRGRASGT; encoded by the coding sequence GTGCGGTCAGCCAAGCCGGTCAGCGCCGGCGCACCACGATGGGACATCACGCTCCCGTCGCGTCGTCCCGGTCGGCTGCCGGGGGTCGTGATGGCGGGGTTCGGCGATCACGCGAACGAGTTCCACGACGTCGCGCTGATCTCACACCCCGCGGTCACGCTGCTGTTCGATCTCGGTGACCAGCCCTTCGTCGTCGAAGACGGTTGTGGTTCGCGGCAGCGCGAACGCGTCGTCGCCGGGCTCGCGCCCAACAGGGCTCGAGGACGGGGGCTGGCCAGGAGTTCTGAGTGCCTGCAGGTGCGGCTTTCGCCGATCGTGGCACACGCGGTCTTGGGCGCCTCTTCGGATCTGGGCGGGACGGTGGCCACCCTCGATGATTTGTGGGGACGAGAGGCCGTACGAATCCACGAGCGATTGCGTGCGGCCCGGTCGTGGGAGGAGCGCTTCGCGATCGCTCAGGCCGCGCTGGCCCGGCGGGACGGCGCAGGCCGAGCTGTCGATCCGGAAGTCGCCTTCTGCTGGCGGCAGATGGTGGCCAGCCAAGGGCGGATACGCGTCGAACGACTGGCCGCCGAGACCGGGTGGAGCCGCAAGCGCCTGTGGTCCCGGTTCCGCGCCCAGGCCGGTCTCACCCCCAAGCGCGCGGCCCGGCTCATCCGCTTCGACCACGCGGCCCACCGTCTCGCCGCCGGCCACAGCACCGCCTTGGTAGCGGCGGAATGCGGCTACACCGACCAGTCCCACCTCCACAGGGACGCCATGACCTTCGCCGGGATGACACCGGCCGCGCTGGTGGTCTCGCCGTTCCTCGCGCTCGACGATGTCGCCTGGCCCCGCGGGCGCGCCTCCGGCACGTAA
- a CDS encoding carboxylesterase/lipase family protein, translating into MTRTVNSSPVVRVTGGRLRGRRDQGVAAFLGIPYAAPPFGARRMRPPEPPLRWEGERSALDYGPTCPKDNDGLESAMLFPEVAIPGEECLNLNVWTPDPRAANLPVLVWIHGGMFTKGSGSVAGYRGVSFARDGVVCVTINYRLGAEGFLYLDDGTANLGLLDQIAALEWVQSNIAAFGGDPGKVTVAGQSAGAASIITLMAMPRARGLFHQAIAQSGAAAQTLTAEAAEGVASRLAGSLGVVPTREAFGEVPVERLTRAASALLKEVQTTTNPASWDSLPFAPVVDGDTLPAHPLDALRRGAGGGVRLLAGWNRDDSRFGLVPTGLIDIVDEPILSAVVGALGAPGGTVELYRAARPAASDGDLLAAVTTDCFVRIPGIRVAEARLEAGETGEAGTWMYRFDHETPSFAGRLGAAHAVEIPYVFDLLDEESSHALIGDEPCQAVADTAHGAWVRFVTDGEPGWPRYNLAERSTALIDQQITVVNDPGGAEREVWAGRR; encoded by the coding sequence ATGACGAGGACCGTGAACAGCTCGCCTGTGGTGCGGGTGACGGGTGGTCGGCTGCGAGGCCGGAGAGATCAGGGAGTGGCGGCGTTCCTGGGGATCCCGTACGCCGCCCCGCCGTTCGGGGCACGCCGCATGCGGCCTCCCGAGCCGCCCCTGCGGTGGGAGGGCGAGCGCAGCGCGCTTGATTATGGACCGACCTGCCCCAAGGACAACGACGGCCTGGAGAGCGCGATGCTGTTCCCGGAGGTCGCGATCCCTGGCGAGGAATGCCTCAACCTCAACGTGTGGACTCCCGACCCCCGCGCGGCCAACTTGCCGGTACTGGTCTGGATTCACGGCGGCATGTTCACGAAGGGGTCCGGATCCGTCGCCGGCTACCGAGGCGTCTCCTTCGCCCGCGACGGGGTCGTGTGCGTCACGATCAACTACCGGCTCGGTGCCGAGGGCTTTCTCTACCTCGATGACGGCACCGCCAACCTGGGACTGCTGGACCAGATCGCCGCGCTCGAGTGGGTTCAGAGCAACATCGCCGCCTTCGGCGGTGATCCGGGGAAGGTGACCGTCGCCGGCCAGTCCGCCGGTGCCGCGAGCATCATCACCCTCATGGCCATGCCCCGCGCCCGAGGCCTGTTCCATCAGGCGATCGCCCAAAGCGGGGCCGCTGCCCAGACACTCACGGCTGAGGCCGCCGAGGGCGTCGCCTCAAGGCTGGCTGGGTCGCTCGGGGTCGTTCCGACCCGCGAAGCCTTCGGCGAGGTGCCGGTCGAACGGCTCACACGGGCGGCCTCCGCCCTCCTCAAGGAAGTCCAGACCACCACGAACCCCGCCTCGTGGGACAGCCTCCCCTTCGCCCCGGTCGTCGACGGCGACACCCTGCCCGCCCACCCGCTCGACGCGTTGAGAAGGGGCGCCGGCGGCGGCGTACGGCTCCTGGCCGGGTGGAACCGGGACGACTCCCGATTCGGCCTCGTCCCCACCGGCCTGATCGACATCGTCGACGAGCCCATCCTCTCCGCGGTCGTGGGCGCCCTCGGCGCGCCCGGCGGGACGGTCGAACTGTATCGGGCGGCCCGGCCGGCGGCGAGCGACGGTGACCTGCTCGCTGCCGTGACCACCGACTGCTTCGTCCGGATTCCGGGGATCCGGGTCGCCGAGGCACGCCTTGAGGCCGGCGAGACGGGCGAGGCCGGCACCTGGATGTACCGCTTCGACCACGAGACGCCGAGCTTCGCCGGACGCCTCGGCGCCGCCCACGCGGTGGAGATCCCGTACGTGTTCGATCTCCTGGACGAGGAGTCCAGCCACGCCCTCATCGGCGACGAGCCATGCCAGGCCGTCGCCGATACGGCCCACGGCGCGTGGGTCCGATTCGTCACCGACGGTGAGCCGGGCTGGCCCCGATACAACCTGGCCGAACGGTCCACCGCGCTGATCGACCAGCAGATCACCGTCGTCAACGACCCCGGCGGCGCCGAACGCGAGGTGTGGGCCGGCCGACGCTGA